A genomic window from Vagococcus entomophilus includes:
- a CDS encoding DUF441 domain-containing protein → MGSWLFLLIILLIAFLAKNQSLLFATAFVLLLKIVPFSKDLFTWIHTRGINFGVTIITITILIPIATGEIGLKDLLETFKSPVGWVAIFCGGLVAVLSSKGVGLIATDPQITVALVFGTILGVVFLKGIAAGPVIASGITYCILQLFALIK, encoded by the coding sequence ATGGGGAGTTGGTTATTTTTATTGATTATTTTGTTGATTGCTTTTCTAGCAAAAAATCAGAGCTTACTTTTCGCTACGGCATTTGTGTTGCTATTAAAGATTGTTCCGTTTTCTAAAGACCTATTTACTTGGATCCATACCAGAGGAATTAATTTTGGGGTTACGATTATTACTATCACTATTCTCATTCCGATTGCGACTGGGGAAATCGGGCTCAAAGACTTACTTGAAACGTTTAAATCACCAGTCGGATGGGTCGCAATTTTTTGTGGTGGCTTAGTTGCGGTGCTGTCGTCAAAAGGTGTGGGCTTAATTGCAACCGATCCGCAGATTACAGTTGCGCTTGTTTTTGGCACCATACTAGGGGTAGTGTTTCTAAAAGGAATTGCTGCTGGACCAGTCATTGCTTCTGGGATTACTTATTGTATTTTACAACTATTTGCATTGATAAAATAA
- a CDS encoding LPXTG cell wall anchor domain-containing protein — protein sequence TTTDKDGNTTTKDAKIVVNSNDKPVIEAQDQTYKVGDKIDPLKDVKGTDKEDGTTEVKVAKIIDQSGKELTEIPNDQAGEYTVTYTTTDKDGNTTTKDAKIVVNSNDKPVIEAQDQTYKVGDKIDPLKDVKGTDKEDGTTEVKVAKIVDQSGKELTEIPSDQPGEYTVTYTTTDKDGNTTTKQIIITIKNKDAAVAGQGSSNQSQATTTSTTAKHAGKGSSKTTSSQLPQTGEQRTVINTGIGATILLGVAAIFSKLRKKN from the coding sequence ATACAACGACTGATAAAGATGGCAACACAACTACGAAAGATGCGAAGATTGTCGTAAACAGTAACGACAAACCGGTTATCGAAGCGCAAGATCAAACGTATAAAGTTGGGGATAAGATTGACCCACTAAAAGATGTCAAAGGCACCGATAAAGAAGACGGAACGACGGAAGTCAAAGTGGCAAAAATTATCGATCAGTCAGGGAAAGAATTGACTGAGATTCCAAATGATCAAGCGGGCGAATATACGGTAACGTATACAACGACTGATAAAGATGGCAACACAACCACGAAAGACGCAAAAATCGTTGTAAACAGTAACGACAAACCGGTCATCGAAGCGCAAGATCAAACGTATAAAGTCGGGGATAAGATTGACCCACTAAAAGACGTCAAAGGCACCGATAAAGAAGACGGAACGACGGAAGTCAAAGTGGCAAAAATTGTCGATCAGTCAGGGAAAGAATTGACTGAGATTCCAAGTGATCAGCCAGGCGAGTACACCGTAACGTATACGACGACTGATAAAGACGGTAATACAACTACGAAACAAATTATTATTACGATTAAGAATAAGGACGCAGCAGTAGCAGGGCAAGGTTCATCGAATCAAAGTCAAGCCACTACAACTAGCACTACAGCAAAACATGCTGGAAAAGGATCCAGCAAAACAACAAGTAGTCAATTGCCACAGACTGGAGAACAACGTACAGTAATCAATACAGGGATTGGCGCAACAATTTTACTTGGTGTAGCTGCAATCTTTAGCAAGCTAAGAAAGAAAAACTAA
- a CDS encoding NAD(P)H-dependent oxidoreductase translates to MKHLIIYAYPHNQGYTSAILESVKEGLGKNEPFEVIDLYQEAFNPTLYFDKEHKRRELQYDEETKEYREKILWANHLIFIFPIWWSGMPAILKGFIDRVFTKGFAYGFEGMLMKGYLKNKSAWIITSYDAPFFYGRFLQQDYGRVLKNQILKSCGVSPIRQDVLPHIKGSTIQKRLKFLEQIKNTATKMAERNG, encoded by the coding sequence ATGAAACATCTGATTATTTATGCCTATCCTCATAACCAAGGATATACGTCTGCTATTTTAGAAAGTGTGAAGGAGGGGTTAGGCAAGAACGAGCCTTTTGAAGTAATTGACTTGTATCAAGAAGCGTTCAATCCAACGCTTTATTTTGACAAAGAACATAAGCGCCGCGAATTACAATATGACGAGGAGACCAAGGAGTATCGTGAAAAAATTCTTTGGGCCAATCACTTAATCTTTATTTTTCCAATTTGGTGGAGCGGAATGCCTGCTATTTTAAAAGGATTTATTGATCGTGTATTTACTAAAGGCTTTGCATATGGTTTTGAGGGGATGTTGATGAAAGGCTATCTTAAAAATAAATCAGCGTGGATCATCACTTCATATGATGCCCCATTTTTCTATGGCCGTTTTTTGCAGCAAGATTATGGGCGCGTGCTTAAGAATCAAATATTGAAGTCGTGTGGAGTGAGTCCAATTAGACAAGATGTGTTGCCTCATATAAAAGGAAGCACGATTCAAAAAAGATTGAAATTTTTAGAACAAATCAAAAATACAGCTACAAAAATGGCTGAGAGAAATGGTTAA
- a CDS encoding helix-turn-helix domain-containing protein translates to MSKQQIKFGENLRYLRQQKRMTQKELSQGICAQSMISAIENGSYLPNISLAQQLAARLSISIEDLSLSDYYNISSTDQTNKYLEKLCNAKEYQKLYQFLLQETTIEEVQTQEQVQAYYYYLGCCEYQLNKGELVAEKSFRMALLQIIDQPKFYASTLTRQCYASLALTYLKYGQPQKCHVYFEKAFHALDKIPYEENQQILYFLRAVSFWYQKELEDSIRWLELGTEFAVAHNSHYLLGNMYALKAQVYAAMNNIRESQKAQQVSDSFRAVFSEKSFFSDWT, encoded by the coding sequence ATGAGCAAGCAACAGATAAAGTTTGGAGAAAACTTACGCTATTTGCGCCAGCAAAAACGAATGACACAAAAAGAACTTAGCCAAGGGATTTGTGCACAATCTATGATCTCGGCAATTGAAAATGGATCGTATTTGCCCAATATAAGTTTGGCTCAACAATTAGCAGCACGTCTTTCTATCTCAATTGAAGACCTGTCATTAAGTGATTATTATAACATCAGTTCAACAGATCAAACGAATAAATATTTAGAAAAGCTATGTAATGCTAAAGAATATCAAAAGTTGTATCAGTTCTTACTGCAAGAAACTACAATAGAAGAAGTCCAAACACAAGAACAAGTACAAGCGTATTACTATTATCTAGGTTGCTGTGAATATCAATTAAACAAAGGGGAATTGGTGGCTGAAAAAAGTTTTCGCATGGCTTTGCTACAGATTATCGACCAACCTAAGTTTTATGCCTCAACGCTCACGAGACAATGCTATGCCTCTCTAGCTCTGACCTATCTTAAATACGGGCAACCACAGAAATGCCATGTCTATTTTGAAAAAGCCTTTCATGCATTAGATAAAATTCCTTATGAAGAAAATCAGCAAATCCTATATTTTCTACGAGCTGTTTCTTTTTGGTATCAAAAAGAATTAGAAGATAGCATCCGCTGGCTTGAATTGGGTACTGAATTTGCGGTGGCGCATAACTCACATTATTTGTTAGGCAATATGTATGCTTTAAAAGCACAGGTCTATGCAGCAATGAATAATATAAGAGAAAGTCAAAAGGCACAACAAGTTTCGGATAGTTTTCGTGCGGTTTTTTCAGAAAAAAGTTTTTTTAGTGACTGGACTTGA